The genomic window ATTTTTTAATTTATAGTTAAGCAAAGATACTTTTTGATTGTGTAAGTTTTAAACTTATTCTAAAATAAAGTTTGGTAAAATTGGGGTATAAAAAAAGTGCCTCCATTGCTGAAGGCACTTTATTATAATCGAATTAGAACTACAATGCTGACTTAACAGTTTTGATAATTCTTGCAGCAATTTTGTATGGGTCACCGTTAGAAGCTGGTCTTCTATCTTCCAACCATCCTTTGTATCCTTTTTGAACAGCGATAAGTGGAATACGGATAGAACATCCTCTATCAGAAACTCCCCAAGAGAAATCGTGGATAGATGCAGTTTCGTGTTTACCAGTCAAACGTTGGTCATTATAAGCTCCGTAAACAGCAATGTGTTCAGCAGTTACAGGACGGAAAGCTTCACAAATTTTTGCATAAACTTCTTTGTCTCCACATGTTCTCAATGCGGTATTAGAGAAGTTAGCGTGCATACCTGAACCATTCCAATCCATATCTTTTCCAAGTGGTTTTGGGTGGTAATCAATGTAGTAACCATATTTTTCAGTCAAACGATCTAATAAATATCTTGCAACCCAGATTTCGTCTCCTGCTTTTTTAGCTCCTTTTGCAAACAATTGGAATTCCCATTGTCCACATGCAACTTCTTGATTTATACCTTCAAAATTGATTCCAGCAGCAATACATAAATCGGCATGTTCTTCAACTAATTTTCTTCCGTGAGTGTTTTTTCCACCAACTGAACAATAGTACATACCTTGTGGCGCAGGGTATCCACCTACAGGGAATCCTAAAGGTAATTGAGTTTTAGTATCCATGATAAAGTATTCTTGCTCAAAACCAAACCAGAAATCATCATCTTCATCATCAATAGTTGCTCTACCGTTTGAAGAGTGTGGCGTTCCATCAGCATTCATAACTTCACACATTACTAAATATCCATTGATACGAGTTGGATCTGGATAAATAGCTACAGGTACTAATGAACAGTCAGAAGAACCGCCTTCTGCTTGTCTGGTTGATGAACCATCAAAAGACCAATTTCCAAGTTCTTCTAAAGTTCCTTGAAAATTTTCGTGCTCTTCAACTTTAGTTTTACTTCTAAGATTTTGTGTTGGTTCGTAACCATCTAACCAAAGGTACTCTAATTTAATTTTAGCCATGATATTAAAATATATAAATTAATTTTTTTTGATATTCTGTTGCAAATATATATTAATTAACACAAGGGTAAAAATAGAGGGGTATTTTTTATTTAATAGAATGTTATTTTTCGCAAAATAGTAATTTATAGGGGGTATAACTATAAAATTGCGATTTATAGAGGGTATAAAAATTAAATTCGTAATATGTTCTTTTTCAAGAATAATAAATAGTTAAGGTTTTTATTGCTAATAAAAGGATTCTATTTATTTTGAAATAAGTTGGTTAATTTTTTTTCCATTTTGTTGAGGATTGTTCTTTATAGTTTCAAATTTTTTAATGTTATGAAATTGTAATTTGTTAAATAGGTGTTCTTTCTTGTTATATTTTTTACATTTGTGTTCAACACTATTAATTTATAAAAAACGATTATTATGTCAACATTACGTTTTCAAGCTTTGAAAGAAGCTTCCTCTCGAAAAACGGTACCATTTGAAGAAGCCGATAGAAAATCAACTATTTTTGGTTCTAATGTATTCAACGAAAAAGCCATGAAGCAGTATTTGACTTCCGATGCTTTAAAAGGAGTTCAGGGTGCAATTCAATACGGTACTAAAATTGACAGAAAATTAGCTGATTATATTGCAATGGGAATGAAAGAGTGGGCTTTGTCAAAAGGTGTAACACATTATACCCATTGGTTTCAGCCGCTTACAGGAACCACAGCCGAAAAGCATGATGCTTTTTTTGAAACTTTTTTTGATGGTAGTGATCCAGTTGAAAAATTTGGTGGCGGACAATTAGTTCAGCAAGAACCTGATGCTTCCAGTTTTCCAAATGGCGGAATCAGAAATACTTTTGAAGCAAGAGGTTATACGGCTTGGGATCCAACATCTCCGGCGTTTATATACGGAACCACTTTATGTATTCCAACGGTTTTTATCTCTTATACAGGTGAAGCTTTGGATAACAAAATTCCATTATTGAGAGCTTTGTCAGCAATTGACGAAGCAGCAACCGAAGTATGTAAATATTTCGATAAAAATGTAAAAAAAGTTACTGCGACTTTAGGTTGGGAACAGGAATATTTTTTGGTTGACAGCGCTTTGGCCAATTCCCGTCCTGATTTGATTATGACAGGAAGAACTTTGTTAGGACATACTTCTGCGAAAGGGCAACAGTTAGATGACCATTATTTTGGGTCAATTCCAACTCGTGCATTGACTTATATGAGAGATTTGGAACAAGAATGTATGTTGCTTGGAATTCCAGTGAAAACCCGTCATAATGAAGTAGCTCCAAACCAATTTGAATTAGCACCAATTTTCGAAGAAACAAATTTAGCGGTTGATCACAACTGTTTGTTGATGGATGTGATGCAAAAAGTGGCAGAACGTCACGATTTTAAAGTTTTATTCCACGAAAAACCATTCAAAGGAGTGAACGGTTCCGGAAAACACAACAACTGGTCATTGGCAACAGATACTGGAGTTAACTTGTTGAGTCCGAGTAAAACGCCAATGAGTAATTTACAATTTTTAGCTTTCTTTATCAATACCATTAAAGCGGTAAATGATTATGAATCTTTATTGAGAGGTGCAATCGCAACAGCAAGTAATGACCATCGTTTAGGAGCCAATGAAGCACCGCCAGCTATTATTTCGGTGTTTATTGGAGAGCAATTGACTAAAGTTTTAGACGAATTAGAAGGGGTAACCAAAGGGAAACTGTCACCAGAAGAAAAAACTGATTTGAAATTAAATGTAGTTGGTAAAATTCCTGATGTTCTTTTGGATAATACCGACAGAAACAGAACTTCACCATTTGCCTTTACAGGAAATAAATTCGAATTCAGAGCGGTGGGTTCTTCTGCCAACTGTTCGAATGCGATGACAACTTTGAATACTATCGTTGCCAAACAGTTGAAAGATTTTAAAGTGGAAGTAGATGCTTTGATTGATACCAAAGGTTTGAAAAAAGACGAAGCGATTTTCAATGTGTTGAGAGAATATATTAAACTTTCTAAAAAAATCCTTTTCGAAGGCGACGGTTACAGCGAAGCCTGGGAAAAAGAAGCCGAAAAAAGAGGTTTGAGCAATCACAAAACGACTCCCGAAGCCTTAAAAGCCAGAGCGTCAAAACAAGCGTTGGATTTATTTTCAGAAATGGGAATTATGAACCACGTGGAAGTGGAAGCCCGTTACGAAATTGAGTTGGAAGAATACACCAAGAAAATCCAGATTGAAGGCAGAGTTTTAGGCGATTTGTCTCAAAACCATATCATTCCAACGGCTATTCGTTACCAAAATACGTTGATTGAAAACGTAAAAGGGTTGAAAGAAATCTTTGGTGATGAATTCAAAACATTGGCCAAGGAACAAATTATTCTAATCAGAGAAGTTTCCGGACATATCGAAGGAATAAATTCTAAAGTAGAGGCTATGACCAATGAAAGAAAGAAAGCCAATAATTTAGAGAATGCTCAAGCTATGGCAGAAGCCTATTGCAATAAAGTAAAACCCTATTTCGAGCAAATCAGAAATCACTGTGATAAATTAGAATTATTAGTAGATGATGAAACTTGGACATTAACTAAATACAGAGAATTGTTGCTTACAAAATAAGACCTATTCACTTTTAGTAAAATGCCTTTCCAGTTTTGGAGAGGCATTTTTTTGTCAAATTAAACAAAAAATCTGTGCTGATCTGTTCAATCCGTGTCATCTGTGTGCCATTGATTTACAAAATCCATTCCTAGTTTATCACGCTGGAAGCGTCTCATTGCACGAGAGCAACATAACCTAGACACTTCCAGCGTGACAAATAGCAAGAATGATGCATTGCAAAGTGTGACCGCAAAACAGTATAGGCAAACCCAAAAAAAATAATTATATTTGCGCCACAACTACACACCTATAAAATGAGTTCAGATTCTAGCAAACGTTATGCACAAAGAGGAGTTTCAGCATCTAAAGAAGATGTGCACAACGCCATAAAAAACATCGACAAAGGATTATTTCCACAGGCTTTTTGCAAAATTGTACCAGATTATTTAACAAATGATTCCGATTATTGTTTGATAATGCACGCAGACGGCGCAGGAACAAAATCGTCTTTGGCGTATATGTACTGGAAAGAAACGGGCGATATATCCGTTTGGAAAGGCATTGCGCAAGATGCTTTGATTATGAATATCGACGACTTATTATGTGTAGGAGCAACCGATAATATTTTGCTTTCATCCACCATTGGAAGAAACAAAAACCTGATTCCAGCCGAAGTAATTTCAGCCATCATCAACGGAACCGAAGAACTGATCAAAGAACTGGATTCTTTCGGAGTAACCATCCATTCAACAGGTGGAGAAACTGCCGATGTTGGTGATATTGTTCGTACAATCATAGTAGATTCAACAGTTACGGCCCGAATGAAACGTTCTAAAGTTATCGATAATGCCAACATAAAAGCCGGTGATGTAATCGTAGGATTGGAATCTTTCGGTCAGGCGACTTACGAAAAAAGCTATAATGGCGGAATGGGAAGCAACGGACTGACATCAGCTCGTCACGATGTTTTCGGTAAATATCTGGCAACCAAATATCCGGAGAGTTACGATGCTGCCGTTCCGGAAGAATTGATTTATTCCGGTCAGGTAAAATTGACCGATGCTGTCGCAAATTCGCCCATCGATGCGGGACAATTAGTGCTTTCGCCAACTAGAACCTACGCACCAATCATCAAAAAAATCCTGGATAAATATTCATCTGATGAAATTCACGGAATGGTGCATTGCAGTGGAGGAGCTCAAACCAAGATTTTACATTTTGTACAAAATCTACATATTATAAAAGACAATTTATTCCCGGTTCCACCCTTGTTCCAATTAATTCAAGAGCAATCCAAAACCGATTGGAAAGAAATGTACCAAGTGTTCAACTGTGGTCATCGTATGGAAATTTACGTTCCCGAAGCCGTTGCTCAGGACATTATTGCGATTTCAAAATCATTCCATGTCAACGCACAAATCGTCGGTAGAGTGGAAGCTTCCGATGCTAAAAAACTGACGATTACCAGCGAATACGGTAATTTCGAATACTAGAGTTTAAGGTTGTTTAAAATTGTTTAAAACTGTTTTTCGTTGATAGTTAAACAATCTTAAACTCTTAAACAATTTTAAACCTTTAAATCCTTAAACTTCCCCCAATGTACGAACTACTTTTTTGGCAATATCAGGACGGAATCTATCTCAATCATCACTTGGTTTATGAAGCTTTGGTCGAACAGCAAGAAGTAGAAGGTCTAGAAACACTTCCTGTGACTGTCATCTTAAACAGAATCAAAACTGTGTTTTCAGGCTGGGAAAAAGTAGATGAGAATAGCTGGAAAAACACCAAAGGAAAAGGTGCTTTTCATGTCAAAACAACTCCACAAAGCATTCAGATCGATTGCTACGGAACCGAAGGCAAAACGATGGACCTTCTTGCCGATACTTTAGAAGAATTCAAATGTCCACTTTACGATCCACAAGTTCCAGTGCGTTACGACGAATTTAACGAATAAAAAACAAAACCAAATAGTTGTAAAGCTTGTCTTTTTTTTTTTTTTGTTTCACTAAAAGTGAAATTATGTTATTTATTTCATTAAATTTGAAACAAATTAATTTCGCTAAAAATGAAACACTTTATTCTAATGGCAGATGTTATTTCAAGTGGTAAAAAAAATCAAAATCAACTTATGGTTGATTTTAAAGATCTTGTACACGAGATTAATCAATCCTATAAAAAAGAGATTCTTTCTCCTATGACTATTACTTTGGGTGATGAATTTCAAGGGGTTGTAAAAGATTTGGGAACTTCGGTCAATATTATTTTATCTTTAGAGGAGAATATTATTCATAAAAAGCTTAATTTTCAATTGCGTTATATTTTGTATCAAGGTCAAATAGAAACACCGATAAATGCCGATATGGCGTATGAAATGTTAGGTTCAGGTTTGACAAATGCTAGATTAGAACTGAATAATTTGAAAGACGAAAAATCTAGATTTAAAGTTTTAATCGAAAACAAATTGCAAAATAATGTTTTGAATAATATTTTTATAATTTTCGAAAACATAAATCAAAAGTGGAATTTAGAAAGTGATTATGAACTCGTGTCTAATTTTTTTAAGTTTGAAGATTACAAAATAATAGCTAAAAAACTCTATAAAACCAGATCGCAAATCTGGAAGCGCAAAAAAACATTAAATATAGAATCGTACAACGCAACAAAAAATATTATTCGATTAATAACTGAAAAATAGCAAATATGGATTTTTTAAAATTTACATTATTGTTGGTTGTAAGTGAGTGTTTTCTGGGCATTTTTTATTATTTTATAACTCCAAAATCAATTCGGAACAAACAAATATTATCGATTATAAATCGCTCTTGAAAGGATTTGTAGAAAGAGTGTTTTTGCTTATTTCTTTAGTTAATGATTATCCGCACGCTTTAACTTTGTTTGGAACCTTAAAACTGGCAACCCGATT from Flavobacterium eburneipallidum includes these protein-coding regions:
- a CDS encoding glutamine synthetase beta-grasp domain-containing protein gives rise to the protein MAKIKLEYLWLDGYEPTQNLRSKTKVEEHENFQGTLEELGNWSFDGSSTRQAEGGSSDCSLVPVAIYPDPTRINGYLVMCEVMNADGTPHSSNGRATIDDEDDDFWFGFEQEYFIMDTKTQLPLGFPVGGYPAPQGMYYCSVGGKNTHGRKLVEEHADLCIAAGINFEGINQEVACGQWEFQLFAKGAKKAGDEIWVARYLLDRLTEKYGYYIDYHPKPLGKDMDWNGSGMHANFSNTALRTCGDKEVYAKICEAFRPVTAEHIAVYGAYNDQRLTGKHETASIHDFSWGVSDRGCSIRIPLIAVQKGYKGWLEDRRPASNGDPYKIAARIIKTVKSAL
- a CDS encoding glutamine synthetase III, producing the protein MSTLRFQALKEASSRKTVPFEEADRKSTIFGSNVFNEKAMKQYLTSDALKGVQGAIQYGTKIDRKLADYIAMGMKEWALSKGVTHYTHWFQPLTGTTAEKHDAFFETFFDGSDPVEKFGGGQLVQQEPDASSFPNGGIRNTFEARGYTAWDPTSPAFIYGTTLCIPTVFISYTGEALDNKIPLLRALSAIDEAATEVCKYFDKNVKKVTATLGWEQEYFLVDSALANSRPDLIMTGRTLLGHTSAKGQQLDDHYFGSIPTRALTYMRDLEQECMLLGIPVKTRHNEVAPNQFELAPIFEETNLAVDHNCLLMDVMQKVAERHDFKVLFHEKPFKGVNGSGKHNNWSLATDTGVNLLSPSKTPMSNLQFLAFFINTIKAVNDYESLLRGAIATASNDHRLGANEAPPAIISVFIGEQLTKVLDELEGVTKGKLSPEEKTDLKLNVVGKIPDVLLDNTDRNRTSPFAFTGNKFEFRAVGSSANCSNAMTTLNTIVAKQLKDFKVEVDALIDTKGLKKDEAIFNVLREYIKLSKKILFEGDGYSEAWEKEAEKRGLSNHKTTPEALKARASKQALDLFSEMGIMNHVEVEARYEIELEEYTKKIQIEGRVLGDLSQNHIIPTAIRYQNTLIENVKGLKEIFGDEFKTLAKEQIILIREVSGHIEGINSKVEAMTNERKKANNLENAQAMAEAYCNKVKPYFEQIRNHCDKLELLVDDETWTLTKYRELLLTK
- a CDS encoding AIR synthase related protein yields the protein MSSDSSKRYAQRGVSASKEDVHNAIKNIDKGLFPQAFCKIVPDYLTNDSDYCLIMHADGAGTKSSLAYMYWKETGDISVWKGIAQDALIMNIDDLLCVGATDNILLSSTIGRNKNLIPAEVISAIINGTEELIKELDSFGVTIHSTGGETADVGDIVRTIIVDSTVTARMKRSKVIDNANIKAGDVIVGLESFGQATYEKSYNGGMGSNGLTSARHDVFGKYLATKYPESYDAAVPEELIYSGQVKLTDAVANSPIDAGQLVLSPTRTYAPIIKKILDKYSSDEIHGMVHCSGGAQTKILHFVQNLHIIKDNLFPVPPLFQLIQEQSKTDWKEMYQVFNCGHRMEIYVPEAVAQDIIAISKSFHVNAQIVGRVEASDAKKLTITSEYGNFEY
- a CDS encoding SatD family protein — protein: MKHFILMADVISSGKKNQNQLMVDFKDLVHEINQSYKKEILSPMTITLGDEFQGVVKDLGTSVNIILSLEENIIHKKLNFQLRYILYQGQIETPINADMAYEMLGSGLTNARLELNNLKDEKSRFKVLIENKLQNNVLNNIFIIFENINQKWNLESDYELVSNFFKFEDYKIIAKKLYKTRSQIWKRKKTLNIESYNATKNIIRLITEK